In Silene latifolia isolate original U9 population chromosome X, ASM4854445v1, whole genome shotgun sequence, the following proteins share a genomic window:
- the LOC141618946 gene encoding uncharacterized protein LOC141618946 — protein MAPNPQNFHPAFTVGNIKHHIPITLDMETAHYDSWAELFLNTAQAFEVGDHISAAHDDGDSSSSDDDSVPDLKQWTRLDAIVKQWIFTTISQDLLLTILQPGATAKTLWDRIHDLFRDNKHTRAVSLERQFSSTKIDNFSNASAYCQALKTIADQLVNVGSPVSNDRLVLQLVAGLNEGYKGVATIIQHRDPLPEFYTARSMLILEETSNNPPSASETALVTTNQPDSPSPKDSSRQSNNNRNKNRGNGKKGKNKDNRNNDNR, from the coding sequence ATGGCACCAAACCCACAGAATTTTCATCCCGCTTTCACTGTCGGAAATATCAAACACCATATCCCGATAACTCTTGACATGGAAACGGCGCATTACGATTCATGGGCTGAGTTGTTCCTTAACACGGCTCAAGCTTTCGAGGTTGGGGACCACATCTCCGCTGCTCACGATGATGGTGACTCCTCATCGTCTGATGACGACTCCGTTCCGGATCTCAAACAATGGACTCGTCTCGACGCCATTGTTAAACAATGGATTTTCACCACCATCTCTCAAGACCTTCTCCTCACTATCCTTCAACCCGGTGCCACGGCCAAAACCCTGTGGGACCGCATCCACGATCTCTTTCGTGATAATAAGCACACCCGGGCTGTCTCTCTCGAGCGTCAATTTTCGTCTACGAAGATCGACAATTTTTCTAATGCTTCAGCCTATTGTCAGGCGCTCAAGACCATCGCCGACCAATTGGTGAATGTCGGCTCTCCGGTGTCTAATGATCGCCTCGTTCTTCAACTCGTGGCTGGACTGAACGAAGGGTACAAAGGCGTCGCCACCATCATTCAACATCGCGACCCGCTCCCTGAGTTCTATACTGCAAGGTCCATGCTCATTCTTGAAGAAACGAGCAACAACCCACCCTCGGCCTCCGAGACTGCTCTCGTTACTACGAACCAGCCTGACTCACCTTCACCCAAAGACTCCTCTCGACAGTCTAATAATAACCGCAACAAAAATCGTGGTAATGGGAAGAAAGGCAAGAACAAGGACAATCGTAACAACGACAATCGATAG